The genomic interval CCTACTGTAGCAGGTACCTGCCTAGTGGGAGACACTGGGATGGGATGGGTGTCTGTTCCTAAGATCTGAGCCCGTTTAACTTCGGCTTTCTCTTTTTGACCAAAGTCCATCCAAAAGGATgtaagagaaaaatgtttattctcccTGTCCTCTACCTAGTACTGATTGCATTAACCCCATTTTACCTCTCTAGAATGTTGTAATTTTTGAACCCCTCTGTTCTTGCAGCAAATAGAGGATGTAGGGAAGGTAGGTATTAACCATGTTACTGCCAGGTTGCACCCCTCACATTGTACTCTTTGTGAGGGGTAGTTCCTGGAACTGTGCAGTGTATGGCCTGTGGGGCTGTAtgcagcagcctttcctcagcaGGATCACCTGTGAGTGGAGCTAAAAAggagtaaatggcagagctggacttagaagataatctttttttcttttcttttcaaataagcTCTGTTCTCTTCTCCAACAAATATAAGTAGAAAGCAAATGCTATCGGTGTCAAATAACCTTGGATTTGAAGCTTGGTTATTTACTAGCTAGATGACTATGGGCAAGTTTTTTCAACTGTAAATGCTCACAACGGTATAATGTAGATTAAATGAGTACATTTGTATAGCGCTTATAATGGTTGACAGGGGAGGGTGCTCAACAAATACTGCCTTCCTTCTGTATTCTCCCTTCACCTAGCAAGCAAAGacctatcttctctcttttcttactGACTGGCAAGGTTGAGTGTTCTCAATAGAAAAGCTTCCCCATTTTCAGTGGACTCCTCTTCCTGACTTCGGAAGAAAGGCACAGGAGTAGTCACTGAGACAGGGCCCTCATTTTGTTGTTTCAGCTTCAATCTCTTCCAGACCTCCCCTTCTGTGCCATCCAAATACGTGGAAGACAAAGAGAAGATGCTGTCGCGAACGCTGCAGTTGGTAGACCTAGCAAATGAGACGTGGCTGGTGACTGGACGACACCCCTTGCCTGTTATCACTGCAGCTACTTTCCTGGCTTGGCAGTCGCTGCAGCCTTCAGATCGCCTGACATGTTCCCTTGCCCGATTTTGTAAATTGGCAAATGTGGACCTGCCCTATCCCGCGTCCTCCCGCCTACAGGAGCTGCTGGCTGTGCTGCTGCGGATGGCTGAGCAGCTAGCCTGGTTGCAGGTCCTGAAGCTCAATAAACGGTCTGTGGTGAAGCACATCGGAGACCTTCTCCAGCACCGCCACACCCTGATCCGCAAGGCCTTTCGGGATGGAACAGAAGAGATGGAGGCCCAgaaggaggaggggcaggggcaaggATGGGGAATAGAGGAGGTGGGGGGTACTTCCTTTAGTTCCCCTGAGGGGAAACGACCCCCTAGTCCTGCCCTTCTCCTCCCACCCTGCATGCTGAAGCCCCCAAAGCATCTCCATCTCACACACCCCATTTCCACAGTCACTGGCGATGAGAACATTTCTGACAGCGAAATTGAGCAATACTTGCGTACCCCTCAGGAAGTTAGAGACTTTCAGAGGGCCCAAGCTGCCATGAGTATTCCCAATCCTCCCTGATTATCACCTTGTTCTGACAGCAGTTTGAGAAGAGACCCTTCATATTTAGAGAAATAAGTGTATATGCATCCTTAAATATTGTCTTGTTTGAAGGAACTGAGAAGGACTCTGCAGTCAGTCAGACTCCAGGCTCTGGAGAAGTCAGGAAGAATGCAGAGACAACCATGGATAGGGGAAAGAATCccatcccttggtgccagggagCAGATTGCGTATATTCATATCCTGTGGTATGGTTTTCCTCTTAGACTATTGAGAAAGTGCCATGCTCGCTCTTGCTCCTGTTTGAATTGGACATACTGCTCTGCAGGTCTTTTGGGCCTCTGCTGTTTGTGGAGCCCTTGGCATTCCCAACACTATCAACCCCCAGAGGAGTGGGAACTGAGAAATTCTCAGCTCTGTGTCTGTTCACGAGCATGGTGGGTTTATGTGTATGATGTCATGAGATCCCTTACCTCATAATAAAAGGATCGTGGGTGGACTAATGCTGGAGCTCAAAGGGCTTTGCaaagttttaatatattaaaacaagAGGCATCTGCTAGAAAACATTCTATTGTATAAAACCCgaacttttaaaaacatgttttctttggcacttttcattccctccctcccctctccccagcgTATTGCAAAAAGCTCTCCAGTGCTAAGGCATTGGTGGGGTATGTAAACAGCAGCCAGCATATGTGAAAGAATAatacaaagctttttttttcttctttccctttctgtctAATACTGTCTGTGCAGCAAGCATAAATAACAGGGTCCATCCTAAAAAGTGTTTCCCCCTTCCCCAATGCCCTCTTTCACCTTGGGGATTGGGTTGGGGTGGCATAGAGCCTGGGACGGGACTTGGTCCAGGCCtgaattttctgttgcttttcacAAAGCCAAGAGGCTCCCGCTACTTTAATTTGATCTTATAGTAAAAGGCTGGTTGCTTTTCAGGTGGGGGGAAATACGGGTGCTGGTGTTGAAAGATAGTTAAGGCATAGGCCCTAGATGACCTGAGACTCCAGCTACTGCTTTTGACGGCTTCTGTGAGGCAGGAAGTGGGTTTGGTTTTGGAGGGGGTTATTGGAGCTAGAGATGGAGTTAATGGGTTGGCTCCTCCTCATGGCCTCACTGAGGCAGGGAAGTGGTTTTCCACAGCTCTGTGGTACTGGAAGGCTGAGGGGATAGGAGTCATGTGATGGAACCCACCACCACCCAGAGCCTTACAGTGGAGCTGCTCTTCAGACCATTGCTTATATGACTAGGTGTAGGCCATGACTATATTCTGCTCAGAGCCAAGGACCAGTTCTCTTTGTTTCTGTCCTGTCATCCCCAGGGTCCACTAAGTAGGACCTTAGTGTTGCCTGAAGTTCCTCCCTGAGCCCTGCTTTGTGGTTTGTGCACCATTCATGTGGGAATGGTGTTTAGATCGCTAATTGTGTACCCTTTCCACCTGCCCCAGCTCCTGGGACTGGTCCACAATGGCCCTTCCTGCTGCCCCAGCTTCCCTTCTTGCATAGGTTCACCTTAAAAGCAGCAGCACCTTGTTGCTTCCTGTTGGTCCTTGTAAACTGGCTCATCTGCTGGGCTGGCTCCCTTAGCAGGAAAGAGGCCCTAGGCTCTAGACCCAGCCCAAGCTAACCAGAGGAGGGCCCTGTGGAGAGACCTAGGTCTGAGCTCTCCTTATCTGTGTTTCCCCATAAGCCTGCTGACCACCCAGGAGGCAGTATGGGTGGGACGGGAGCGTACCTAAGGAGGAGCCCACCGGGGTTGCACTGTGCACTTGCCCTCTGTTCACAGGTCATGCCATAACTGAGGACCTTCCTCCCTATCCTGGAAGGCACCAACAACTTGCCTGGACAGGCACGAATATACATCCTGTTTGCATCTCTGGGATTGTCTGTCGCTGCCCTAAAGGGATACCCCTCTTGAAAAGTGACAAACATCTTCCTACTGTTCCGAGACTAAAGCTGGCCGGAGCAGGTGCAGTCATGAGCACTGCCCTCCTCAAGCCAGCCGTCCCCGTAAACATCGCGGAGGGgcgcggggggtgggggaagcagtCCCGGCCAGCCTGCCCCTCAGCCCTAGACGGTGGTCTCGCTCTTCCACACGCCGGTCCTCATGCAGCCGCCTCCCGCCGCCTCGGCGCCCGCCAGGTGGAGGTCGTCGTACTTGCCCGCCCGGGGCCCGCCGTTGAGGCTGGCGGCGTGGAGCGGGTAGGAGCGGCGCTGGCCCTCGTCCCGCGCGCCGCCCCCGAGGCTGTCGCGGCTGCCGCTGCGGCGTCGGCCCGGCCGCGCGGCTTCTGCGAGCGGGGCGGCGCTTGTGTCGCTGCCCTCGGACGGCGTGAGCGGGGGCTCGGGCTCGGGCCGGGGCCCGGCGCGCGGGCTGGGGC from Tamandua tetradactyla isolate mTamTet1 chromosome 26, mTamTet1.pri, whole genome shotgun sequence carries:
- the BRF2 gene encoding transcription factor IIIB 50 kDa subunit; amino-acid sequence: MPRGGSCPDCGSTELVEDSHYSQSQLVCSQCGCVVTEGVLTTTFADEGNLREVAYSRSTGENEQVSRSQQRGLRRVRDLCRVLQLPPTFEDTAVAYYQRAYRHPGIRAARLQKKEVLVGCCVLITCRQHNWPLTMGTICTLLYANLDVFSGTYMQMVKLLGLDVPALCLADLVKTYCSSFNLFQTSPSVPSKYVEDKEKMLSRTLQLVDLANETWLVTGRHPLPVITAATFLAWQSLQPSDRLTCSLARFCKLANVDLPYPASSRLQELLAVLLRMAEQLAWLQVLKLNKRSVVKHIGDLLQHRHTLIRKAFRDGTEEMEAQKEEGQGQGWGIEEVGGTSFSSPEGKRPPSPALLLPPCMLKPPKHLHLTHPISTVTGDENISDSEIEQYLRTPQEVRDFQRAQAAMSIPNPP